In the Chiloscyllium plagiosum isolate BGI_BamShark_2017 unplaced genomic scaffold, ASM401019v2 scaf_14537, whole genome shotgun sequence genome, CTACCCCGTAAGGAGGACACCAAAGGTTGCAGGCATGATGATCGCAGCCGTTTGGGTGGTGTCATTTATTGTATGGGCTCCTGCCATTCTGTTCTGGCAGTTCATCGTAGGGCAGAGAACAGTCAGTGACGGAGAATGTTATATACAGTTCTTCTCCAATCCTGCCGTCACTTTCGGCACTTCAGTAGCTGCCTTCTATCTGCCAGTCACCATCATGGTgattttatatgtatatatatcaCGGGCTAGCAAAAGTCGAATGAACGTGGATAAAAACGAGTCTGGATCTAATAAGGAACCAATTTCCCCCAACCTAGAGGTGGGTAAGATACTGAAATCGAATCCGAGCAACATATCTAATGCTTCTGTTAGGCTGCCAGAAGTGAAAATGCCAAAAGGTACAATAATCCATGGAAGAATAATTGATCATTTCGATGAAAGAGAGGAGGTGTGCTTGGGTGAGTCAACTTCTTCCATTATGATTCCACCAAATAAGAAGTTGGTAGGGTCTATCAGTGATAATGGAGATGTCTGTACTGTGATGGATAACTGCAAAGTTTCCTATACAAGGATGATTAATCAACGACAAAACAGTTATGACCATGGAACCACACCTGGAATCGTTGCAGATCTTCGAAGCAATAACGGGAAGGATTGGAAGATCACAGAAACTCAAAAAACAAGTAAAATAATTCATAATACTGCTCAGAAGAGAAAGGTCAGTGTTACGAGAGAAATGAAAGTGACTAGAACCATTCTGGCTATTCTTCTGGCATTTATCATCACTTGGAGTCCATACAATGTCATGGTGCTCATTAGCACGTTCTGTCCCAGCTGTATTCCAAACACAGTTTGGAATATCGGATATTGGGTATTTTACATCAATAGCACTGTCAATCCAGCCTGTTACGCACTCTGTAATGCTACTTTCAAGAAAACCTTCAaacatcttcttttgtgccagtTCAAGAGCAGTGGTGCaaaaagttaaagaaaataaGCCACAAGCAAAATATCATGAGCACTCCATGTAATGTGATGATGATGACTTTCAAATAAATATCTAAAACTACGGGCATGTGATGTGTTTATTGTGTCAGAAAAGACTCAGGTAGACATATTACACGCCATTTTTGAAGCACACTTTAGTTTTACCCAATTAATTCGTAATGTCTCTTATCAATGATGGTTTGCTGACGAGACTGGGAGATGTTGtgggagcatttcagaactgatagccagactactgcgaccactaggacttataacagcacacaaaccaacagccaccctcagacaaccactcaccagaacgaaggacccgatacccagcatgagcaaaactaatgtagtgtacaaaatcccatgcaaggactgcacaaaacactatataggacaaacaggaagacagctaacgatccgcatccatgaacatcaactagccacgaaacgccacgaccagctatccttagtagccacacacgcagacgacaagcaacatgaattcgactgggacaacactaccattatagggcaagccaaacaaagaacagccagggaattcctagaagcatggcactcatccacaaactccatcaacaaacacatcgaccttgacccaacataccggccactacagcggacagctgaaactgacaaccggaagcggcagggacaggccactataaatgccggaggaaacaacacagaagggcttcacaggaggctcccaagcactgaggatgttacctagacaggggacgaaacgtttgcaacaaaaatttccagctcggcgaacagaactacaacaacgagcacccgagctacaaatcttcacccaaactttgaactgggAGGTGAATTGTCCAATGTCAAATTTGCACAAAAAATTCGAATGGCTGGTGAGATTTGTTCATTATTAATGAAAAATTAAATGATCTTTGTGGTGAAGGAAAGCAGAAGTTCAATATTTTCAACATTATCCAAGAAAAAATAGTTGAAAAAAACTGAATTCTCGTATAAATTCAGTATGTTCGGGTGGACAGCACTTAGCATTGTTGGACAAGTAATGTTTATATGGGGTTATGGACAAATGCACTCGATTAGAACCACTTTTTATTTGGCTGAGGAAGACTCGAAGTCGGTGCCAATGCTTtccaaattattaaaaataaataaatgcgtCACCACTAAATAAATAATAGTGTAAACTAATTTAaccatatttatttaaataacaCAATGCCTATCGTGTTTCCAGAGCACCTGACCTCTTTTACCGGGTCTTATCATGTCCATTTAATTTATTAGATACTAGCTTATTCATTGTTGTGAAAATAAAGAAAACGATTCCTGCTTTTAAGCCACAGATGTTTCAGCTCAAGATCTAGCAATTCACTGTCATGTACCCAGGCTGATATCTAAGCAACAAACTTATGCATTTCATGTGTTTAAGATCTGTGTCACCATTGAACCAACATTAATAAGAACATAGTCTTGACTACAGTGGAcactggataattggagctcactGCCTTTGCGGATTTGAATCAGGTGGGATTTGACTACTTCGGTCTTTTCCACCTACATCTGCATGGTTGGAGAGCTtgtcatcctcactctccatccCCACTTATTTTCTGTGCCACTCGGCTCAGTGCCATCCCTCAGATTTGCAGCAGGAgcaccaggtcagaggctaatcTTTTAGTCTTTCCCAAGTATCCTTTCCATTCCAGCGGGTTTCTGCAAACTGAAAAGACCAAATTGAAACAGTGCGAATTGAGTACAATATACAATGCACTGAGTAGATTTTAATCTCAAATCGGCTTTCTTAGTTACAATGGATTCATTGCAAAAGTTTACTCTGTTCAGGTGCCCGACCTTCTGGGAAGGATTGGAACCATGTCGCAGGAAATGACCTTGGCCTTCCAGCATGTCAAATGGTTGAAATTTCCGCAGCTACAATGTGCTGAATTTCCAAGTGAAAGTGTTAACTTCTCAACTGAGCCGAAATTTCCTAATATTGGTGCACATATTTCAAGCTAACCTGACATGCTCTCTCGTCGACTCAACACCTGGTTCACTGGAGAAGTGAAATTCAGTATCAGAAAACATCAATGTGCCAAATTATGTTGCAGACTCGTTATTATATTCCTCATTAACCCATTGGGTTGACAATAACAATTGCATCTGTCTTGGGCGTTTAGTGGAGTTCTAAATCACTAAGCAGAAACAATTACTAAACATTGCTCAGCAACATTGGACGATAGGAAAAATGACATTGCTACCATATAGGGTGAAGAGGGTCATGAAAGGGATTTTGCAGTTGTAGGCACTTTTCGTTGGATTCTGTTGGGGCGGGGAGATGAAGGCAAACTGTGCAAAAGAGTACAATCTAGGTCGCAAATACAAGAATTTTTATTCCAACCGTTAACAACACCAGCGGCAAAAGATGGAAATGGCAAAAATATCAGGGCATTCATATCTGTCTCACCAAGAAGAATCATGTGCGATTGCAAATGGGTTCCACAGCCACGTTGGAACAGACCATAGCTAACTCTTCATGCACAGGAAACAGCCAAAGTAGGAAAACCAACAAAGGGAGGCGGTGGGCGGAGGAACTTTCAGCGTAAACACTCAGGGTAAATAATTTTCAAGGTAAACACAGTAAAATGCTGGTGAAAAGTATAGAAAAGGTAATATCAGTCTTAACTAATATTCCATATTATGTAAAATAAGATGAGGTTCGACCAGTACCATCATTTCATATGTTAATGAGATTCATTTTTTCCATCCCTGGTTTTCTCCCTTGTTTTTACCAGGTAAATTAAATAGATCTTCTGCTGTTTTTCCCACTAATCCAGATCCAATAATACCAATGGACCCATCTGTCTTGTTTATCCCAGCAATGTCCCATGCAATCTGATTCCCTGTTTCCCATTGCCTCTTCTATTATTTCCAACAGTCTTCCTGCTATACAAACAAACGAGATACAATCTCTGGCCTTTCATGTCCTTCCTTCACACCAGCCATGGTCCCAAAGAAATCAATGCAGTTTAAGTACTgacttctttttatttcttccaTGTGAGCAACTATATTCCCTGCTCAAATTGTTGTCTCCTCTCCACTGAAGACATCAAATGCAGATTGAAACATTATTTTGGGCCCTTCTATTCAGTCCTCAGTCTTTATCCTTAGCTTCCTATTGCTTTGACGTTTTACTTCTCGGACTACGCTCTCTACCCTCAGTCTCAGATATTATTATATATTTCAGCTCAAAGGAAACATGCCATTTTATATTTTGTTGATTTTATAACTTTAAAACTCGCAAAACTCTGTTCACAAACTTCAGGTCATAATTACTGCTTTCATTCTCGTGGGCGGTATATTCATTTATTGAAGGATGGTTATGCACAGCCACAGAGATAGagggaatgtttttttttctgttcttgcGGTGGGGATTGCTTGATGAGTTACCTGCCTGTGAGATCGTCCAGACTCCTGGAGTCCGCTTTTATGATGAATCTGGGGAAAGCTGGGTGTGATTTCTGAAATGGTGTCAGTTGTAAATATCATATTTGACTGGCTGACTGGTTTGCTAATGCAGAAAAATGCTAATAATGTAGTTTCAATTCCTGGAGATTATAATGAGGACTGTTAAGATTCAAGCACGTTAgtgtgggtccggagtcacacgtagaccaaTCTACGTAAGGACAGTATTTTCTTTTCCTAAAGACACAAATAAACAATATGGTTTTTTTCAACaactgacaacagtttcatggtaaccattagattgttaattccattttcttttgtaattgaattcaaattagcCATCTGTGATGAGAGAATGCAAACATAAGTCCTCAGAGCATTACTTGGAATATATGGATCGACAGTATTTTTTGAAGTtgtattaatgttttgaattgacttttttttatttttaaatttagacCTTCACACTGCATTATTACTGGAAGCGTTTTAGTCCTTTCCTCCATTCAGATAGAGAGAAATTATTGAATTTGTTACTTGATTATTTGCTTACACCCCATTTTAAATTCTCCTGTAATGCAAACACATTGCCTTTTTTTGCTAATCTTTACCATTATAAATAATTATAGTGGATTTTAGAGTCTTTTCTTTTGCTAGTTTTCCCATTTGTACTATGTTATTATTTGAGAATGACAGTGTCCATATTCTCCTCGGGCAAACTTTGTTTGGTAACTTGAGTTGACAGGTTTTTGATCTGATACAATCCTTATTAGGAGACTTCCCTTATTGAGTGTTTGTGCATGGTGGAAATGTATTTTGATTGTTAGTTGTGTATTAGTTCCTTAAATGTTAACTATTGCTGGTCTACCATCAGACATTCCATTGCATTTTCCTCATCCACCATCACCAAATCT is a window encoding:
- the LOC122547804 gene encoding muscarinic acetylcholine receptor M2-like, which gives rise to MSEARLLIHVHCLLFSIWASSVLTVHQGELMEKPTEPNGSLSTSEEFLDTQRRSSYKMGEVIFIAIVTGSLSVVTLVGNVLVIISIKINRHLQTINNYFIFSLACADVTVGVTMNLFTIYSLLGYWPLGPVVCDLWLAVDYVVSNASSMNLLIISFDRYFCVTKPLSYPVRRTPKVAGMMIAAVWVVSFIVWAPAILFWQFIVGQRTVSDGECYIQFFSNPAVTFGTSVAAFYLPVTIMVILYVYISRASKSRMNVDKNESGSNKEPISPNLEVGKILKSNPSNISNASVRLPEVKMPKGTIIHGRIIDHFDEREEVCLGESTSSIMIPPNKKLVGSISDNGDVCTVMDNCKVSYTRMINQRQNSYDHGTTPGIVADLRSNNGKDWKITETQKTSKIIHNTAQKRKVSVTREMKVTRTILAILLAFIITWSPYNVMVLISTFCPSCIPNTVWNIGYWVFYINSTVNPACYALCNATFKKTFKHLLLCQFKSSGAKS